Below is a window of Campylobacter canadensis DNA.
AAACCAATATGGTTTGTATTAATAGTATAATCAAGCATAAAATCTACTTCTTTTTCGTTTTTATTTGAACAAGAAAATAAGAAAAATAATGTAAATAATAAAATTATCTTTTCCATTTTATAACCTTTTTTTCTAATAGTGTTATTAAATAAATACTAAGCATTGATAGTAAAGATATTAGTATAATAACTACATACATAGCACTATAATCAAATAGCTTTTTATATTGAATTAATAGCACTCCAAGCCCTTTAAATCCTCCAAGCCATTCGGCACTTATTGCGCTTAAATAAGCATAAGAAACGCTGATTTTTAAAGCTGCAAAAAAATAAGGTAAAGAATGGGCAAAAAGATAGTGTTTTAATATTTGATATTTGCTTGCCTTTAGTGATTTTAAATAAATTATATAATCTATATCGCTATTTTTATATGCTTGTAAAAGATTAATTAAAATAGGAAAAAGTGTGCTTAAAACAATTAGCACAATTTTTGGTGCTAAACCATAACCTAAATATAAAATTAATAAAGGTGCAAGTGCGATACTGGGTGTATTTTGAGTAAAAAGTAATATAGGATAAACAATATTGTAAAGAAATTTTATTTTATACATAAAATAAGATAAAAAAACAGCAAGTATAATTGCAATTAATAAAGAAAAAAAGCTTATAAAAAAAGT
It encodes the following:
- a CDS encoding ABC transporter permease, with product MKDKIYAVLFWLFIIFTWQMLSYFNMLPQFLFPSLAEIVLSFTNEFDTLMSNLKHTFFISFFSLLIAIILAVFLSYFMYKIKFLYNIVYPILLFTQNTPSIALAPLLILYLGYGLAPKIVLIVLSTLFPILINLLQAYKNSDIDYIIYLKSLKASKYQILKHYLFAHSLPYFFAALKISVSYAYLSAISAEWLGGFKGLGVLLIQYKKLFDYSAMYVVIILISLLSMLSIYLITLLEKKVIKWKR